The Streptomyces sp. NBC_01197 genome window below encodes:
- the hsaA gene encoding 3-hydroxy-9,10-secoandrosta-1,3,5(10)-triene-9,17-dione monooxygenase oxygenase subunit, whose protein sequence is MSADEVLAAVRALAPTLRERAAETEALRRVPDTSIKELADTGFFRLLQPKAYGGFAAHPAVFYSAVREIARACGSTGWVASVVGVHPWHVGLYDQRAQEEVWGQDNRVRICSSYAPTGKVTPTAEGDGFRISGRWRFSSGCDHTDWALLGGIINDADGKPVDMRTFLVPRSDYRIDDVWDTVGLRGSGSNDIIIEDAYVPDYRALSFGPVTALQSPGQEHNPEPLYRLPYASVFTTTISTPVIGIAEGAYDSYVAATRERIRVSYGQQVAEDPFAQVRIARAASDIDASWLQLIRNISDLYEYAERGEEFPTALRTRTRRDQVLATERAVAAVDLLMENAGGSAMRTGDNAIQRAWRDAHNARGHAANDPERALVLFGRGALGLDTQDTML, encoded by the coding sequence ATGAGTGCCGACGAGGTTCTCGCCGCAGTGCGGGCCCTTGCCCCGACCCTGCGCGAGCGCGCCGCCGAGACCGAGGCGCTGCGCCGCGTGCCGGACACTTCCATCAAGGAACTCGCCGATACCGGCTTCTTCCGGCTTCTCCAGCCCAAGGCTTACGGCGGCTTCGCCGCACACCCCGCAGTCTTCTACAGCGCCGTCAGAGAGATCGCCAGGGCCTGCGGGTCCACCGGCTGGGTCGCCTCCGTCGTCGGCGTCCACCCCTGGCACGTCGGGCTGTACGACCAGCGCGCCCAGGAGGAGGTGTGGGGCCAGGACAACCGGGTCCGCATCTGCTCCTCGTACGCCCCGACCGGCAAGGTCACCCCCACCGCCGAGGGTGACGGCTTCCGGATCTCCGGGCGCTGGCGCTTCTCATCCGGCTGCGACCACACCGACTGGGCGCTGCTCGGCGGCATCATCAACGACGCCGACGGCAAGCCCGTCGACATGCGCACCTTCCTGGTGCCGCGCTCCGACTACCGCATCGACGACGTCTGGGACACCGTCGGACTCCGCGGCAGCGGCAGCAACGACATCATCATCGAGGACGCCTACGTCCCCGACTACCGAGCCCTCAGCTTCGGACCGGTCACCGCCCTGCAGTCGCCCGGGCAGGAGCACAACCCCGAGCCGCTCTACCGGCTGCCGTACGCCTCGGTCTTCACCACCACCATCTCGACCCCGGTGATCGGCATCGCCGAAGGCGCCTACGACAGCTATGTCGCCGCCACCCGTGAGCGCATCCGTGTCTCGTACGGGCAGCAGGTCGCCGAGGACCCCTTCGCGCAGGTGCGCATCGCCCGCGCCGCCAGCGACATCGACGCCTCCTGGCTGCAGCTCATCCGGAACATCTCGGACCTGTACGAGTACGCCGAACGGGGTGAGGAGTTCCCGACCGCGCTGCGCACCCGCACCCGCCGCGACCAGGTGCTCGCCACCGAGCGCGCGGTCGCAGCCGTCGACCTGCTGATGGAGAACGCCGGCGGCAGCGCCATGCGCACCGGCGACAACGCGATCCAGCGTGCCTGGCGCGACGCCCACAACGCCCGCGGTCACGCCGCCAACGACCCCGAGCGCGCGCTCGTCCTCTTCGGCCGCGGAGCCCTCGGCCTCGACACCCAGGACACGATGCTGTGA
- the hsaD gene encoding 4,5:9,10-diseco-3-hydroxy-5,9,17-trioxoandrosta-1(10),2-diene-4-oate hydrolase, protein MIDHASTSRTAKAGGLTIHYHEAGPAGPGAPVVIMLHGGGPGASGWSNFGGNLPVFAEHFRTLLVDQPCFGGSDKPELDKDFFSYSADAVAALMDELGIARAHFIGNSLGGGTSVRMALNHPDKVDKLLLMGPGGISLNVFAADPTEGIKRLFEFSAAAEPTKEHLRTFLTTLAYDPAIVTDELIEERWAQAIGPGAKLGSARMAASFANPAWQQDTMLWREAHRITAPVLLTWGREDRANPLDGALVALKAIPDARLHVFPHCGHWAQTEQADEFNRLAVDFFTH, encoded by the coding sequence GTGATCGACCACGCCTCCACCTCGCGTACCGCCAAGGCCGGCGGACTCACCATCCACTACCACGAGGCGGGACCCGCGGGCCCCGGCGCACCCGTCGTGATCATGCTGCACGGCGGTGGCCCCGGCGCGTCCGGCTGGTCCAACTTCGGCGGCAACCTGCCGGTCTTCGCCGAGCACTTCCGTACCCTCCTCGTCGACCAGCCCTGCTTCGGAGGCTCCGACAAGCCCGAACTCGACAAGGACTTCTTCAGCTACAGCGCGGACGCCGTGGCCGCCCTGATGGACGAACTGGGCATCGCCCGGGCCCACTTCATCGGCAACTCGCTCGGCGGCGGCACTTCCGTGCGGATGGCGCTGAACCACCCGGACAAGGTGGACAAGCTCCTGCTGATGGGCCCCGGCGGGATCTCCCTCAACGTCTTCGCCGCCGACCCCACCGAAGGCATCAAGCGGCTCTTCGAGTTCAGCGCGGCCGCCGAGCCGACCAAGGAACACCTGCGCACCTTCCTCACCACACTCGCCTACGACCCGGCCATCGTCACCGACGAGCTGATCGAGGAGCGCTGGGCCCAGGCCATCGGCCCCGGCGCCAAGCTCGGCAGCGCGCGGATGGCCGCCTCCTTCGCCAACCCGGCCTGGCAGCAGGACACCATGCTGTGGCGCGAGGCCCACCGCATCACCGCCCCCGTGCTGCTCACCTGGGGCCGCGAGGACCGGGCCAACCCGCTCGACGGGGCCCTGGTGGCGCTCAAGGCGATCCCCGACGCCCGGCTCCATGTCTTCCCGCACTGCGGCCACTGGGCGCAGACCGAACAGGCCGACGAGTTCAACCGGCTCGCCGTCGACTTCTTCACGCACTGA
- a CDS encoding VOC family protein has protein sequence MDIRALGYLRLETAKFDEWRAFTLDVLGMIEAPGSTEDTLRLRLDDRSHRITVTRGATDRLLAAGWEVRDAAALAAARTELTAVGVEVEDAKPDELAERRVQGMFHCQDPAGNQLEIFWGQAQDHTPAVTPYGNRFVTGDLGLGHVVLPAPNMEEAYDFYEGLFGFTLRDSMRLPSAIVPGGAADRDYHWMHFMGCNPRHHSLGLFPGLMEPGIVHFMVEVATLDDVGRGLDRIHEANIPVASTLGRHTNDLMVSFYAQAPGGFQVEYGTEGRLVDDTTWVAKEMTADSFWGHKWNG, from the coding sequence ATGGATATTCGCGCACTGGGCTATCTGCGACTGGAAACCGCCAAGTTCGATGAGTGGCGTGCCTTCACGCTCGACGTCCTCGGCATGATCGAGGCGCCCGGCTCGACCGAGGACACCCTGCGGCTGCGCCTCGACGACCGCTCGCACCGCATCACCGTCACGCGCGGCGCCACCGACCGGCTCCTCGCCGCCGGCTGGGAGGTACGCGACGCCGCCGCCCTCGCGGCCGCCCGTACCGAACTCACGGCGGTCGGGGTCGAGGTCGAGGACGCCAAGCCCGACGAGCTCGCCGAGCGGCGGGTGCAGGGCATGTTCCACTGCCAGGACCCGGCCGGCAACCAGCTGGAGATCTTCTGGGGCCAGGCCCAGGACCACACCCCGGCCGTCACCCCGTACGGCAACCGCTTCGTCACCGGCGACCTGGGCCTCGGCCATGTGGTGCTCCCCGCCCCGAACATGGAGGAGGCGTACGACTTCTACGAAGGGCTGTTCGGCTTCACACTGCGCGACTCGATGCGGCTGCCCTCCGCGATCGTGCCCGGCGGCGCCGCCGACCGCGACTACCACTGGATGCACTTCATGGGGTGCAACCCCCGCCACCACAGCCTGGGCCTGTTCCCGGGCCTGATGGAGCCCGGCATCGTGCACTTCATGGTCGAGGTGGCCACACTCGACGACGTGGGCCGCGGGCTCGACCGCATCCACGAGGCCAACATCCCCGTCGCCTCCACCCTCGGCCGCCACACCAACGATCTGATGGTGTCCTTCTACGCGCAGGCCCCCGGCGGCTTCCAGGTCGAGTACGGCACCGAGGGCCGCCTCGTGGACGACACCACCTGGGTCGCCAAGGAGATGACAGCCGACAGCTTCTGGGGCCACAAGTGGAACGGCTGA
- a CDS encoding flavin reductase family protein: MERLTEQISPAVFREVLGRFASGITVVASADGDGRPVGLACQSFASLSLDPPLVMLCVGKSSTSWPHVARTGRFTVSVLAEEQREVCAALGGRGGDKFDGVGWTVSEHGTVRIDGALATVDCALHDVQEAGDHLVVTGEVLDLAARPDGSPLLYFGSAYVAGDFR, encoded by the coding sequence GTGGAACGGCTGACGGAGCAGATCTCCCCGGCCGTCTTCCGGGAGGTGCTCGGCCGGTTCGCGAGCGGCATCACGGTCGTCGCGTCCGCCGACGGCGACGGCAGGCCGGTGGGCCTCGCCTGTCAGTCCTTCGCCTCGCTCTCCCTCGACCCGCCGCTGGTCATGCTCTGTGTCGGCAAGTCGTCGACCAGCTGGCCGCACGTCGCGCGCACCGGGCGATTCACCGTCAGCGTCCTCGCCGAGGAGCAGCGCGAGGTCTGCGCCGCCCTCGGCGGGCGCGGGGGCGACAAGTTCGACGGCGTCGGCTGGACGGTGTCGGAGCACGGCACCGTACGGATCGACGGCGCCCTGGCCACGGTGGACTGCGCGCTGCACGACGTCCAGGAGGCGGGCGACCACCTCGTCGTCACCGGTGAGGTACTCGACCTCGCCGCCAGGCCGGACGGATCGCCGCTGCTCTACTTCGGCAGCGCCTACGTCGCGGGCGACTTCCGATGA
- a CDS encoding FAD-dependent oxidoreductase produces MNTRWDHSYDVVVVGSGAAGLAAAITARLRGLTALVIEKTELYGGSTALSGGAIWVPGNFHLDAAGLGDTPAKARAYLDATVGDRVPAERKDAYLEHGPRMVREFHDRTTVRFAYTPGYSDYFPEALGGYPQGRSIEPLVFDFKKLPADRRATMRKSGLPTYGLTITSYDFRYLNMVARTWAGRKASLKVGMQAVGALARGAKPIALGQALIARMRQSLDALGGELWLSTPLTGLVEEDGRIAGVRAERDGSPVTIQAHGGVVLASGGFSHDQQLREKYLPAPTSTAWTSSSDGQTGDALRLGVEAGAATDLLDKMWGAPSVVPPGPDEKPFFLVADRGIPSMIIVNGAGERYANEAAPYHQFVDEMYANHRPDASAVPSWLILDARSKARYIFVGLFPGQPFPKEWLASGFVKKAQTLSGLAALIGAAPERLGATVERFNGFARAGRDEDFQRGESVYDRYYGDPTLPNPNLAPLDKAPYYAIPVHPGDIGTKGGLVADGSARVLREDGTVIEGLYASGNVSAAVMGETYPGPGATIGPAMAFSWAAVGDIARELKGVPRQ; encoded by the coding sequence ATGAACACCCGCTGGGACCACAGTTACGACGTGGTCGTCGTCGGATCCGGCGCAGCCGGACTCGCGGCAGCCATCACCGCGCGGCTGCGCGGCCTGACCGCCCTGGTGATCGAGAAGACGGAGCTGTACGGCGGCTCCACCGCCCTGTCGGGCGGCGCGATCTGGGTACCGGGCAACTTCCATCTGGACGCCGCCGGCCTCGGTGACACCCCGGCCAAGGCGCGCGCCTACCTCGACGCGACCGTCGGCGACCGGGTGCCCGCCGAACGCAAGGACGCCTATCTGGAGCACGGCCCGCGCATGGTCCGCGAGTTCCACGACCGCACCACGGTCCGGTTCGCCTACACGCCCGGCTACTCCGACTACTTCCCCGAGGCACTCGGCGGCTACCCGCAGGGCCGCTCCATCGAGCCGCTGGTCTTCGACTTCAAGAAGCTCCCGGCCGACCGCCGCGCCACCATGCGCAAGTCCGGCCTGCCCACGTACGGGCTCACCATCACCTCGTACGACTTCCGCTACCTCAACATGGTCGCCCGCACCTGGGCGGGCCGGAAGGCCTCGCTGAAGGTCGGTATGCAGGCGGTCGGGGCGCTGGCCAGGGGTGCGAAACCCATCGCTCTCGGCCAGGCCCTCATCGCCCGTATGCGCCAGTCGCTCGACGCACTCGGCGGCGAGCTGTGGCTCTCCACCCCGCTCACCGGCCTGGTGGAGGAGGACGGCCGGATCGCCGGCGTACGAGCCGAGCGCGACGGGTCGCCCGTCACCATCCAGGCGCACGGCGGCGTCGTCCTGGCCTCCGGCGGCTTCTCGCACGACCAGCAGCTGCGCGAGAAGTACCTGCCCGCGCCCACCTCGACGGCCTGGACCTCGTCATCGGACGGGCAGACCGGCGACGCGCTGCGGCTCGGCGTCGAGGCCGGCGCCGCGACGGACCTGCTCGACAAGATGTGGGGCGCCCCGTCCGTCGTACCGCCGGGCCCGGACGAGAAGCCGTTCTTCCTCGTCGCCGACCGCGGTATCCCCAGCATGATCATCGTCAACGGCGCGGGGGAGCGGTACGCCAACGAGGCTGCGCCGTACCACCAGTTCGTCGACGAGATGTACGCCAACCACCGGCCGGACGCCTCCGCGGTGCCGTCCTGGCTGATCCTCGACGCCCGGTCCAAGGCGCGCTACATCTTCGTGGGCCTCTTCCCGGGCCAGCCCTTCCCCAAGGAGTGGCTCGCGAGCGGCTTCGTCAAGAAGGCGCAGACACTGTCCGGACTGGCCGCCCTCATCGGCGCGGCGCCGGAGCGGCTGGGCGCCACCGTCGAGCGGTTCAACGGCTTCGCGCGGGCGGGCCGTGATGAGGACTTCCAGCGGGGCGAGAGCGTCTACGACCGGTACTACGGCGACCCGACGCTGCCCAACCCCAACCTCGCCCCGCTCGACAAGGCGCCGTACTACGCCATCCCCGTCCACCCGGGGGACATCGGCACCAAGGGCGGCCTGGTGGCCGACGGGTCCGCGCGGGTCCTGCGCGAGGACGGCACCGTCATCGAGGGGCTGTACGCCTCGGGCAATGTGTCGGCGGCGGTGATGGGCGAGACCTATCCCGGCCCGGGGGCGACGATCGGCCCCGCCATGGCATTCAGCTGGGCGGCCGTGGGGGACATCGCGCGGGAACTCAAGGGCGTGCCCCGGCAGTGA
- a CDS encoding PDZ domain-containing protein, whose amino-acid sequence MHRRPDDTPGGRAAPERRLAMAAVLTALTVGMVPALTAGTAAAARAPAGRNIYVSASGSDRNSGESTRRPLLTLAAAQISARKASRAGRPVHVWVRGGTYHLTATLEFGAADSGSASAPVTYSSYPGERAVLSGGRRVSAAWTTDPDNSAIQVADIGAHRKIDGLFVGGARQVLARYPNFDPATAVLNGSTTMATLNARSAQWENPTTGDIRGLHSSHWGGNDYTITGRDDSGLKLKWVGDNNRGGDVDTSHVVAEGVFEELDAPGEWFYDQDAGKLYMIPPAGTDLSKTPVDTAELDELVRVGGTSASRPVHDLTFDGFTYTASHRTLFDTPYEPLQLGDWAVARAGAVHIKNARNITVSRSSFTQVGGNGVFIDGYNKDDAVTGNTFTGSGASDVQVVGSTQAVRNPSTWTHMVDPPTDLTPGPRTEDYPRDIDVSYNSMADMGRFEKQSAGVNISMSSRVTVAHNTIHGSPRSCVNVNDGTWGGHLIQYNDIFDCVKETSDHGPVNAWGRDRYWPIAGPSINPSAESDALQKSYSLLDVVRPITISDNRIWHNSEWAVDLDDGSSNYVVRNNLLLGAGIKLRDGFKRTVTNNILVGGSVYEQISHRDNGDAITRNIILADSPYSLTGSDPAAAQYTADNNLFWDNGRPVALPGVWNAAGLDTHSVTADPRFAGGSPWDSPGMTDYTSAADSPAKALGFVDFPMNRFGTGRPGEATPPAVGWPAAPEPDTVIETQPEPLMGATARQVYDKATQSAVGLGDFNGLYLQSVPATSYAYGQGLRPLDVIRSVNGTGVTDRASFWAVYNNLAPGSTVTLSVWRAQAATTVSLVKPTEPQLYNNTAGVTYTGNGWGWRGARTGGQDSYQNDIDATTAIGDSFTFTFNGTGADFLTELNADEGTIDIAVDGVHRQTVDATSGSRQYQQKLYSVSGLPAGVHTLSGTMKSGQYMIVDGFTVRS is encoded by the coding sequence GTGCACCGCAGACCGGACGACACACCAGGAGGCAGAGCCGCCCCTGAACGGCGGCTCGCCATGGCGGCGGTCCTCACCGCCCTGACCGTGGGCATGGTGCCCGCGCTCACCGCGGGCACCGCGGCCGCGGCCCGGGCCCCGGCGGGCAGGAACATCTACGTGTCGGCGTCCGGCAGCGACCGGAACTCCGGGGAGTCCACCCGCAGGCCCCTGCTGACCCTGGCGGCAGCGCAGATCTCCGCGAGAAAGGCGTCCAGGGCAGGGCGCCCGGTCCATGTGTGGGTACGCGGTGGTACCTACCACCTCACCGCCACCCTGGAGTTCGGCGCCGCGGACTCGGGCAGCGCGTCCGCCCCGGTGACCTACTCCTCGTACCCAGGCGAGCGGGCCGTGCTCAGCGGGGGCCGCAGGGTGTCGGCCGCGTGGACCACCGACCCGGACAACAGCGCGATCCAGGTCGCGGACATCGGGGCGCACCGGAAGATCGACGGGTTGTTCGTGGGCGGAGCCCGGCAAGTCCTCGCCCGCTACCCGAACTTCGACCCGGCCACCGCCGTACTCAACGGCTCGACCACCATGGCCACCCTCAACGCCCGGTCGGCGCAGTGGGAGAACCCGACCACCGGCGACATCCGCGGGCTGCACTCCTCCCACTGGGGCGGCAACGACTACACGATCACCGGGCGCGACGACTCGGGCCTCAAGCTCAAGTGGGTCGGAGACAACAACCGCGGCGGCGATGTGGACACCTCACACGTCGTGGCGGAGGGCGTGTTCGAGGAACTCGACGCGCCCGGCGAGTGGTTCTACGACCAGGACGCCGGGAAGCTCTACATGATCCCGCCGGCCGGTACCGATCTGTCGAAGACCCCGGTGGACACCGCCGAACTGGACGAACTCGTCCGGGTCGGGGGCACGTCCGCCTCCCGCCCCGTCCATGACCTCACGTTCGACGGGTTCACCTACACCGCCTCCCACCGGACCCTCTTCGACACCCCGTACGAGCCGCTGCAACTCGGCGACTGGGCGGTGGCGCGGGCCGGAGCCGTCCACATCAAGAACGCCAGGAACATCACCGTCTCCCGCTCCTCCTTCACCCAGGTCGGCGGCAACGGCGTCTTCATCGACGGCTACAACAAGGACGACGCCGTCACCGGGAACACCTTCACAGGATCCGGCGCGAGTGACGTGCAGGTGGTGGGGTCGACCCAGGCCGTCCGCAACCCGTCGACCTGGACGCACATGGTCGACCCGCCCACGGACCTGACCCCCGGCCCCAGGACCGAGGACTACCCCCGCGACATCGACGTCAGCTACAACAGCATGGCGGACATGGGCCGGTTCGAGAAGCAGAGCGCCGGTGTCAACATCTCGATGAGCAGCCGCGTCACCGTCGCCCACAACACCATCCACGGCAGCCCGCGGTCCTGCGTCAACGTCAACGACGGCACCTGGGGCGGACACCTGATCCAGTACAACGACATCTTCGACTGCGTGAAGGAGACGTCGGACCACGGGCCGGTCAACGCCTGGGGCCGGGACAGGTACTGGCCCATCGCCGGGCCCAGCATCAACCCCAGCGCGGAGTCCGACGCCCTGCAGAAGAGCTACTCGCTGCTCGACGTCGTCCGGCCGATCACGATCAGCGACAACCGGATCTGGCACAACAGCGAATGGGCCGTCGACCTGGACGACGGATCGAGCAACTACGTCGTCAGGAACAACCTGCTGCTCGGGGCCGGAATCAAACTGCGTGACGGATTCAAGCGGACGGTCACCAACAACATCCTGGTGGGCGGATCAGTCTACGAGCAGATCTCGCACCGCGACAACGGCGACGCCATCACCAGGAACATCATCCTGGCGGACTCGCCCTACTCACTCACCGGCAGCGATCCCGCCGCCGCCCAGTACACGGCCGACAACAACCTGTTCTGGGACAACGGCCGGCCGGTTGCCCTGCCCGGCGTCTGGAACGCCGCCGGTCTGGACACCCACTCGGTCACCGCGGATCCCCGCTTCGCCGGGGGATCACCCTGGGACTCACCCGGAATGACGGACTACACGTCGGCCGCGGACTCACCCGCGAAGGCCCTGGGATTCGTCGACTTCCCGATGAACCGGTTCGGCACCGGAAGGCCGGGCGAGGCCACACCCCCCGCGGTCGGCTGGCCTGCCGCACCCGAACCGGACACGGTGATCGAGACCCAGCCCGAGCCGCTGATGGGCGCCACCGCCCGCCAGGTCTACGACAAGGCCACCCAGTCGGCCGTCGGACTGGGCGACTTCAACGGGCTCTACCTCCAGAGCGTCCCCGCCACCTCCTACGCCTACGGACAAGGTCTGCGCCCCCTCGACGTGATCCGGTCCGTGAACGGCACCGGCGTGACGGACCGCGCCAGCTTCTGGGCCGTCTACAACAACCTCGCCCCCGGGAGCACCGTCACCCTGAGCGTCTGGCGCGCGCAGGCCGCCACCACGGTCAGCCTGGTCAAGCCCACCGAACCGCAGCTGTACAACAACACCGCGGGCGTGACCTACACCGGAAACGGCTGGGGCTGGCGCGGCGCCAGGACCGGCGGCCAGGACTCGTACCAGAACGACATCGACGCCACCACCGCCATCGGTGACTCCTTCACCTTCACCTTCAACGGCACCGGAGCGGACTTCCTCACCGAGCTGAACGCGGACGAGGGAACGATCGACATCGCCGTCGACGGGGTCCACCGGCAGACCGTCGACGCCACCAGCGGCTCCCGCCAGTACCAGCAGAAGCTCTACTCGGTCAGCGGTCTCCCGGCCGGCGTGCACACCCTCAGCGGAACGATGAAGAGCGGGCAGTACATGATCGTGGACGGCTTCACCGTGCGGAGCTGA
- a CDS encoding LamG domain-containing protein codes for MQRSRTLSVALAMSFATAGLGVIAAPGASAITPPVAFTADALPTWQTNGIVWALAQSNGVVFAGGTFSALRPPAGASGKERSAVNFAAFNAATGAPTSCTLSFTVGSGTATVRALAVSPDKKTLYAGGYFGAVNGTQVSSLAAIDIATCKARTSFRPAFAATVRALTVTKDTVYAGGDFGTVSGQKRQRFAAVKASDGAVLPFTANADEPGRALALTPDGKDAVLGGDFFKVNGTTSHALAVVDAGTGKVAKAYPGFIETNSVVKTLDTDTTGIYTGNEGTGFGVFDGRIALDAGSLNQRWRDTCLGATQSVKSYKGVLYSASHAHDCSSVGEFPNGPRHHFLAEPTTGTGKLGWFPDTNDGNGEGIGPRALTIATAGTSQYLWSGGEFTTVNRGAAQSLTRFASTGDKGAPTVPVGAAVSTKPGEVQVSWRASFDTDDSKLTYRVYRDGSSTPMATVQADSLMWARPQVSVKDTSVTKGKTYSYRITASDAAGNTSAKSAAVTATATATAAEERYPAAVLGDGASLYWRYDDHTQPFVADMSSGNRSGVDVNAPSLRRTPAAVGGPSTAIGFNGTDQWIYSDRRYAAPAKYSLETWFSTTSTSGGKLIGFGDNTTAASKKYDKQVYMTNAGKLVFGVSGSGFKTLVSPKAYNDGKWHQAVATQGPTGMCLYVDGHLLASNTVTKSESSSGYWRVGGDTLTGWPSRPASDFFKGELDETAVYPGVLSAARVAGHYTLGKSTG; via the coding sequence ATGCAGAGATCAAGGACGCTGTCGGTCGCTCTCGCCATGTCGTTCGCCACCGCCGGTCTGGGGGTGATCGCGGCACCCGGGGCGTCCGCGATCACGCCGCCGGTGGCGTTCACGGCGGACGCGCTGCCGACCTGGCAGACCAACGGGATCGTCTGGGCGCTCGCCCAGAGCAACGGCGTGGTGTTCGCAGGCGGTACGTTCTCCGCGCTGCGGCCCCCGGCCGGCGCCTCCGGCAAGGAGCGGTCCGCGGTGAACTTCGCCGCCTTCAACGCCGCCACCGGCGCGCCCACCAGCTGCACACTCTCCTTCACGGTCGGCAGCGGTACCGCCACCGTGCGGGCCCTGGCGGTCTCGCCCGACAAGAAGACGCTCTACGCGGGCGGTTACTTCGGCGCGGTCAACGGAACCCAGGTGTCCTCGCTGGCGGCCATCGACATCGCCACCTGCAAGGCCAGGACCTCGTTCCGGCCGGCCTTCGCCGCCACCGTGCGGGCGCTGACCGTGACCAAGGACACGGTGTACGCGGGGGGCGACTTCGGCACCGTCAGCGGCCAGAAGCGTCAGCGCTTCGCCGCGGTCAAGGCCTCCGACGGGGCCGTTCTGCCCTTCACCGCCAACGCCGACGAGCCGGGCCGCGCTCTCGCGCTGACCCCGGACGGCAAGGACGCCGTTCTCGGCGGCGACTTCTTCAAGGTCAACGGAACGACGTCGCACGCCCTGGCGGTGGTGGACGCCGGGACGGGCAAGGTGGCGAAGGCGTACCCGGGCTTCATCGAGACCAACTCGGTGGTCAAGACTCTCGATACGGACACCACCGGGATCTACACCGGCAACGAGGGCACCGGTTTCGGTGTGTTCGACGGCCGGATCGCCCTCGACGCCGGCAGTCTGAACCAGCGCTGGCGCGACACCTGCCTGGGCGCCACCCAGTCCGTGAAGTCGTACAAGGGCGTGCTCTACAGCGCCTCGCACGCCCACGACTGCTCCAGCGTCGGCGAGTTCCCCAATGGGCCGCGCCACCACTTCCTGGCGGAGCCCACCACGGGTACCGGCAAGCTCGGCTGGTTCCCGGACACCAATGACGGCAACGGCGAGGGGATCGGGCCACGCGCGCTGACCATCGCGACAGCCGGCACCTCCCAGTACCTCTGGTCCGGCGGCGAGTTCACCACCGTCAACCGTGGCGCGGCACAGAGCCTCACCCGGTTCGCGTCCACCGGCGACAAGGGCGCACCGACCGTTCCGGTGGGCGCCGCGGTCAGTACCAAGCCGGGAGAGGTGCAGGTCAGCTGGCGAGCCAGCTTCGACACTGACGACTCGAAGCTGACGTACAGGGTCTACCGCGACGGGTCCAGCACGCCCATGGCGACCGTGCAGGCCGATTCGCTGATGTGGGCCCGGCCCCAGGTGTCCGTCAAGGACACCTCGGTCACCAAGGGCAAGACCTACAGCTACCGGATCACCGCATCCGACGCGGCCGGCAACACCAGCGCCAAGTCGGCGGCCGTCACCGCCACCGCCACCGCCACGGCCGCGGAGGAGCGCTACCCGGCGGCGGTCCTCGGCGACGGCGCCTCGCTGTACTGGCGCTACGACGACCACACGCAGCCGTTCGTGGCGGACATGTCGAGCGGAAACCGCTCCGGGGTGGACGTCAACGCCCCCTCGCTGCGCCGGACCCCGGCAGCGGTCGGCGGCCCGTCCACGGCGATCGGGTTCAACGGCACCGACCAGTGGATATACAGCGACCGCCGGTACGCCGCACCCGCCAAGTACAGCCTGGAGACCTGGTTCAGCACGACCAGCACGTCGGGCGGCAAGCTGATCGGCTTCGGCGACAACACGACAGCCGCCAGCAAGAAGTACGACAAGCAGGTGTACATGACCAATGCGGGCAAGCTCGTCTTCGGAGTGAGCGGCAGTGGATTCAAGACGCTGGTGAGCCCCAAGGCGTACAACGACGGCAAATGGCACCAGGCCGTCGCTACGCAGGGCCCGACCGGTATGTGCCTCTATGTCGACGGCCACCTCCTGGCGAGCAACACCGTGACGAAGAGCGAGAGTTCCAGCGGGTACTGGCGGGTGGGCGGCGACACGCTGACCGGCTGGCCCTCACGGCCCGCCAGCGACTTCTTCAAGGGGGAGCTGGACGAGACGGCCGTCTACCCCGGGGTGCTCAGCGCCGCGCGGGTCGCAGGCCACTACACGCTGGGAAAGAGCACCGGCTGA
- a CDS encoding DUF6332 family protein, whose translation MSGGNQADRDARTVEIGYALVSAGFLGALVFGVIAGPAAVWSLPHRVSTALVLTGAGAAGLLAVVRVVHVLRSYERGRRAGDGPGRSDAAGR comes from the coding sequence ATGAGCGGAGGGAACCAGGCCGACCGTGACGCCAGGACCGTGGAGATCGGCTACGCCCTGGTCAGCGCGGGCTTCCTCGGCGCTCTGGTGTTCGGCGTGATCGCCGGCCCGGCCGCCGTGTGGAGTCTGCCACACCGTGTCTCGACGGCCCTGGTGCTGACCGGGGCCGGGGCCGCCGGACTGCTCGCGGTGGTGCGCGTGGTCCATGTGCTGCGTAGTTACGAACGCGGGCGCCGTGCGGGGGACGGCCCAGGACGTTCGGACGCAGCGGGACGCTGA